The following are from one region of the Halomonas qaidamensis genome:
- the accB gene encoding acetyl-CoA carboxylase biotin carboxyl carrier protein codes for MDIRKVKKLIELLEESNISEIEIQEGEESVRISRHPNGATWQPQAMPQYNMPPMQQAPAPATAPAANAEPQGVSYQGEAVNSPMVGTFYRSPAPGAKSFVEVGDTVKQGDTVCIVEAMKMMNQIEADRDGVVEAILVEDGEPVEFDQPMIVIA; via the coding sequence ATGGATATTCGTAAAGTCAAAAAATTGATTGAGCTTCTCGAAGAATCAAATATTAGTGAGATTGAAATTCAGGAAGGTGAAGAATCTGTCCGGATCAGCCGCCACCCTAATGGTGCAACATGGCAGCCACAAGCCATGCCTCAGTATAATATGCCTCCTATGCAACAGGCACCTGCTCCGGCGACTGCTCCTGCAGCTAACGCAGAGCCACAAGGTGTAAGCTACCAAGGTGAAGCCGTTAACTCACCGATGGTAGGTACGTTCTACCGTAGCCCAGCTCCGGGCGCGAAATCGTTTGTGGAAGTGGGCGATACAGTTAAGCAAGGCGATACGGTATGTATCGTTGAAGCAATGAAAATGATGAACCAAATTGAAGCCGATCGCGACGGCGTGGTTGAGGCCATCCTAGTGGAAGACGGCGAGCCGGTAGAGTTCGATCAGCCTATGATCGTCATCGCTTAA